Sequence from the Asterias amurensis chromosome 14, ASM3211899v1 genome:
ATTTTGAACAAAAAGGCATATATGAATAGGAGTagaagagtagtgacttgttctttcAACACAGGGTCGTtgtcgtgtgataaaggcccgagccaaagGCGAGggtctttatcacacggcattgaccctgcaaggtttttaaacggccgtgaaagatctcgtcgctacacttttattcccttattatctttgaaaaaaattacttatttttctcCCCTTACAGACCCTTGAAATTAAAAAAGCTGCTAAGCAAGGTAACAAACAGGTAAGCACATTTTGAAGACGTTTTGATTAAAGAGTATTTGCATGTGTAGGGCCTGATTTTCATTAGGTTTATCGCAATTCAGAAACGcactgcattgtgggaaggaatatggggcggttactatgcagtttgtacgactCGCGCATGCAACatctatacctttgtgtgggttcaacagtgccctctcttgatattttgccaTTCGCGATGAACCTTATGTTTGACAATTTTTCTGATGCATGTGTTTGATGTAATTCAAGTTAATACGCCTTTAAGGGCTTGAAGTACCCTGTTGTCGGCTGGCCAGAGTCAAGTGAGTTTCACAATGGCAGGTGACCTCACATTAATGTCTGTCGAGCCACTTTCACTCCACTGCAAGAGGAAAGCCTCTTTACCAATTCTCCATTTCATTCTACCCTgcgctgtctgttgccaagcaatgcccctTTATGTTCTTAGTTCGTCTCTCCATCCTTTGTTTTGTCGCCCTCTTTTTCCTGTCCTGTTTCTTTGAGTCCAGTTGGTTGTTTTGCGTGCCCACCTGTTGTCATACCTCCTAGCTAGGTGACTTGCCAACACCCACCTCTTGAGTTTAATTGTCTTAATTATATCCAGCACTCTTGATTTCTTTCATAGATCCTCATTTGCCACCCTGTCCTAATTTGTTCTCCTATCATTATCCCTTCCATAGCCCTCTTTGTCaccctaaaggcccggtcacacaggccccgataacgagaacgataaaaatgcacgccctcgattggttgaatgagcgtgggcgtattctgcgtggagcatttcacccagtcgagggcgtgcatttttattgttcttgttatcgttctcgttatcggggcctgtgtgaccgggccttaagttTTTTCTATAGTCATTTGGTGATCGTCCATGTCTCAGCACCGTACGATAGGACAGGTATTATGCACTGATCGAATACCTGTCTTTTCAGGGATACAGGAAGGGCGTGGTCTCGAAAGATGTAGCTCAGTGTGCCAAACTTCACCCATCCTAACTGGATTCTTGTCTTTATTTCATCTCCTGTTTCGTTGTTGACGGTGATCTTCTTACCCAGATAGATGTAGTTGTCTACTAACttgcattaataataataccgaAATATGCTGTGTTTACCAATACAGGCTGCTACAGTTCTAGCCAAACAGTTGGTCAACCTCAGGAAACAAAAGACAAGAATGTATGGAGCCAGTGCAAGGGTGTCGTCCGTCAATACACAGGCAAAGGTATGCAATGTAGGACTAGGCAAGAGTGTAGACAtgaatttaaacttttttatcAAACTGTGGTATTTGGCCGAGCGGTCATAAGCACAGAACTCAAGCTCTgcagtttctgatcagcagagtgtgggttcaagtcccagtctttacatttaataataataatcctaataaccagtttttatgtagcgcttttcacacctgaagggcgtctcaaagcacttccaacattattacccctggtcactgggcctgaatcactccttaaaccatctcagctccctggtggggagtatgcagcctgtgcaacattaatatgcgctactcagctaaatcaatcacaagaaccatctctgccctaacaggtacccatttacccctgggtggagagaagcaattatagttaagtggcacttactcaaaataactgttagcataaaaacttacttggttacaagcaatggagagctgttgatagtataaaacattgggagaaacggctccctctgaagtaacgtagttttcgggaaaaaGTAATTTGCCACTTAAatatttcacaaatttgattttgagatctcagaattagattttgaggtcccaaaatcaagcatctgaaagcacacaactttgtgtgacaagggtgttgttggGTGCTGGACGGTCTATCTTAAGaaccgttcagacacacagagttgaactcgatTGGGTTGAACCGCGAGTGAAACCGACTGTAGTACTGTGTCTCAACGAAATAGTGTTCTGACCTTCTATGTACAGCGCCTTTGAGCAACTCATTGGATACACCACACTTTATAACTTCTTATTCCTTTTGAAGTGCAGCCTTCAAATCAGGATTGAAAATAGTTGCAAAGCCAGACACACCAGGGCGATCTGCGCGatgcccacagcattcccttaaaaggagttgtttacgcgagggcagtggagggctctaccattttatagctggaggggtgttgtgttgaaagaaatcattttacaattataatttttgcatttattttactttttgaccaaaaagtgatgatgtttttgaccgaaaaggtagttatgaatgggaatcaatgtgtgttgaatcggttttcaacttgtggtttaaacccaccgaggcctggttcttgataatttacatcaacttcgtctcggtaaattatcaagaaccaggcctcgttgggattaaaccactagttgaaaacctcttcaccacacattgattcccttatttattcaCCAGTTGTGGTTTATTTAATCTGTTAAAGTTGTATATTATACTCCGTTCTTATTTCAGACTATGCAGTCAAATAAAGCCATGGCAACAGCTATGGGAAACACAACGAAGGTAAGCACTTATCAAATTGTGAaatcgttaaaggaacacgttgccttggatcgctagagttgatctttgaaaagcgtttgtaaccgtttgttataaaatgcatatgattagaaagatattttaaaagtagaatataattatccacactagtatcactcgaaattgcatggttttccttttacctcatcgactaacacgatcggccatttatgactcccataaatggccgactgtgttagttcgcaaagtaaaaggaaaaccacgcaatttcgaggcaaacttgtgtggatcattgtattcctaCTTTTAagtcatctttctaaccaaatgcattttataacaaatggttacaaatgcttttcaaagacaaactcaaccgatccaaagcaacgtgttcctgtaaatCCAAACCATACAAACCGCATCGGCCGTGGAGCCGGCTGGACAGTCCAGGAGGATTCAGCAATATTTCGGGGAAGATAGATAATCAGTTTGGGTGACTTCAACGGCCGGAAGACATTTTCACTGGTCTCGGGTCAGTGGGCCACTGTTAATTTCTACCCCATACATGTATAGGTTATTGTTTGTATTAGCGCCTTGTGGGCTTTATATGAttgcattattattgttaataattattgttgtcTTCAGGCAATGAGTGCAATGAACAAACATGTCAGCCCAGAGAAGATGATGCAAGATATGAAGAAATTCCAGATGGAATCGGACAAGATGGAAATGAAAGAAGAACTCAGTAAGTAGTACTACTAATATTAATAGTGGCTGCTTATACAGCGAGCATCTCATCACTCAGTGTcgctcaaggcactttaaaggcagtggacacttaattactcaaaataactttttgcataaaaacttacttggtaaccagtaacggggagagtttgatagtataaaacgttgtgagaaacggctccctctgaagtaacgtatttttcgagaaagaagtaatttgccacaaATTTaatctcgagacctcagaattagattttgaggtcacgaaatcaagcatctgaaagcacacaacttcgtgtgaccatggtgttttaatctcgcaacttcgacgaccaattgagctcaagacaggtttgttattttatgcatatgttgagatacagcaagtgagaagactggtctttgacaattaccaaaagtgtacagtgtctttaagattgaTTTGTTGCaaatgcatattattattatcatttatgACACCATGCTGGATGCTGGTTGTCAtgtaaaaatctgtgaacattaaaATGTTACCAATGCTGTTCACACTCTTTAGACTTGCCCACAAATGTAACTTTGTAACTTCAGTGATTAGATTActgaaaagtaaaacatttattatttcataaaacgattgtctcctgacaatgactagagcaagctagtcgaaatgttgagaccaaattccgaactgactctgcggcagtacagttattacgatcctataagctaaagtagtagtccagtcaatTTCTATACCAtgcgccctggtaatagttataaagcaggacagttcttttcagaactgagaagtctcccgaacctccgattttctactccctggcagtagaataaagcaagacagtttcctaagaacaactctacctggcaagtagatatacatacatggtgttaccgcaaaccaatatataaAGATGTTATtatatatgggatttgaggcattgcatgttgaggtacatgtataacattgCATTTGATTATAATAACTATAGTTttctatgtatttttttatggatTGGTAATTTTTAGTGTGTATTTTGTAGTGTGTATTTaagtaaaaacatgtttttagacacgcaaaaccaaaatgCATTTCACTGTATGTTTTACGTATGTTTTTGGTATATTGTTGGTACACCTACATGTGTTCgtctgtcattgttgtcccttgtctttgtctttgtttgtcttATTACATGCAGTGTTAGTCTGTCCATAGGCTTAGGGTCTAAGGCCAAGGCTTCACACACTCCTAAGTTTTGCCCTTTTGAATAGTTAATAATGTTGGCTACTGTTTATAACTTTCATTGCTAATATTTATGAAACACGAATGATGTATTATGTGAGGGCAATaccaaagaaaatgttttattgaactGATCGATCCATGAGactccgcccacggcgcacgtgtgggcaagaacacgtgagcctctctgCTATtaccattctgcacaactctgccaggcgcgccaagcatacgctcATGCATGTCGGACTTTATAGTGTCATACCTTtagttgtgcaatgggttgtgattggtcaatacgcaatggggcgaagcttaatggatcggtctattgaatGTGACAATCAAACATAAAgaataatattattttcttcTCCTCAGTGGATGACACCTTAGATGCCATGTTTGAAGAATCAGGAGATGAGGAAGAGCAAGATGCCATTGTCAATCAGGTCCTCGATGAGATTGGTATCGAGGTATCAGGAAAGGTAAGACGCTTTATATTAGGTTGCGGGAATTTAGGCAATTGCCTAcatggcccctggtcattgcctgaaggccaagtcacactgcagccaaaacgataacgatcacgacgcaaagagaacgcattctattggttgaaatgctccactcAGAATACggccacgctcattcaaccaatcgagggcgtgcattgttaacattctcgTTATTGAgacctgtgtgaccgggccttgtGCCCTGAACTCTTTCCTAGTAACTCCTTCCTCAAAGAGTAGAGTGCAGGTGCCAGACCTAGTCTGGCTTGACTCAAAAAATATATGCCACTGATACAGTTGCACATACTCTGGTTGAGGCATACATTAAAGTTCGCGACAAAAGAGTTTTAATAAAAGATTGGAATTTgtggtggtttttgttttgttttataaaacataaatattttattgttatcttgGATATGATTGCACATGTTAGCTTCTGAAAACTGAACACAGTAAGTATTTTGAGTAGCATATTGTAAACTCTCTTTGTGGccctttaataatattaatttaataatttattatttatttgtttatatagcgcatgttcTAATataattttgaccaaaatgcaagaaaatataCACTATAAAAATATACCCGTACGTGCTATTACACACATTAAAATGAATAAAGGAAAACAGCGATAACTTAACTTATTAGcaatttgttttactgtttttataTAGACACCATATCACaaccttgttttctttttcttcattacAGTTATCAGATGCACCTACTGCCTCACAACGGCTACCAGCGAGCAGCGAAAGTTCAAAGGACGCCGATCGAGATATAGAGGCGCAATTAGCAAGGCTTTTAAAAAATTAGCACCTTGGATCGTGCAAGTCTTGCATTTATTCAGTTCGATTATAAAGCTTGGGGTCTGTTAAAGTGTGCAAATTGTTTCCTTCTTTTGCGGTAGTACTCACacttggtacttggtacttgTACTTGCTACTTGTGCTTGAGTAGTACTCAAAGTCTTACTTTTATTAGACTTGTACTCCGCTCACAAAATACTCAACTGAAAGATAAACTATACTCGAAGGGTGTGGGACTCGTCTGTTGGTACTTGGCTGTTGGAATTGGTACTCATTTGTTGGACTTGGTACTCAGATGTTTGACTTGGTACTCAGATGTTGGACTTGGTACTTGGCTGTTGGACTTGGTACTCATCTGTTGGACTTGGtactcagatgttggaattggTACTCGGATGTTGGACTTGGTACTTATCTGTTGGAATTGGTATGCATCTGTTGGAATTGGTACTCAGATGTTTGAATTGGTACTCATCTGTTGGAATTGATACTCATCTGTTGGACTTGGTACCTGGATAATGGACTTGGTACTCATCTGTTGGACTTGGTACTCAGGTGTTGGAATTGGTACTCATCTGTTGGAATTGGTACTCATCTGTTGGAATTGATACTCATCTGCTGGAATTGGTACTCATCTGTTGGACTTGGTACTTGGCTGTTGGAATTGGTACTGGATATCAGAATACTTGGTACTCGGATACTTGTACTTGTACTCAATGGCCCAAGTTCTCATACTCAAGTACTAACCAGCCATCCTACTTGGCAGTATTTGATTCTTGACTGAACAATACTTTGATGACaacactttttcattcacacATGTTAAAACACGCTGCAAAAACTGTGAAAGACCAGAATTCGCACTAGGTGTAACCCCAACACATCATCCCATGAAATTATACGAAAAAGATATTTTGGAATTGAGTATTCAGTTTGAATACTTGCAAGATTTGTACTGGTAACTgtacaaacatattttattaTGGGTAGTTTATCTGTGAATACTGCTTGTATATATACATAAGTATGAGTTTTGATGTATGAGATATTagaagagatgttaaatttgcatcagggataaagaatattcatttttgttttacccatacagatggtatgacactgctctagaattgcaaaggtcgtgggttcgaatcccacccgagtaatatgcctgtgatttgttttttcacagaactcgagaaAGTATACTAATACACatcaatgtatatgggtaaaaccaaaattaatatattatAAGAGATTGACTGAATGATGGGGTTGAATTAGATCTGCTCCATGTTCTGACACCCATGTTTTGATGAccctaaagacactggacactattggtaactgtcaatgaccagtcttctcactcgctgtatctcaacacaggtacaaaataacaaacctgtgaaaattttgactcaattagttgttgaagttgcaagagaacaataaaaggaaaaaaaacactcttgttgcacaaaatattgtgctttcagatgcataataaaaggcttcaggtctcaTGTCTTTTATGATTTGAGTGACAAAtaacctctctctcaaaaactatgttacttcagagggagccgtttctcacaatgttttatactatcaacagctgtccattgctcatcaccaaagtaagtgtttatgctaaacattattttgagtaattactaaatggcgtccagtgcctCAAAttagcagtggacactattggtaactactcaaaataataattagcatgaaaccttacttggtaacaagcaatggagagctgttgatagtatagaacattgtgagaaacggctccctctgaagtaacgtagcttttgataaagaagttattttccacgtgcttgattttgagacctcaaaacaatattttgaggtctaaaaatcaagcatctgaaagcaaacaacttcgtgtgacaagtttttttcttttttcgttattatctcgcaacttccacaaccaattgagctcaaattttcacatgtttgttattttatgcacatgttgagatacaccaagtgagaatactggtctttgacaattaccaatagtgtctaatgTCTTAAGGCACATGCTTGTCTACATGACCATTAATCTTCAAACTCTCTCCTATTCCTTGGACTTCCTACGATTGATTAGCAGGTTTGTGATTCCTTGAGAACAAATCTTCATTaagattttgaaattaaatatgTTATGTTTTGTGGTGAAAGTAATTGCCTTTGAATTTAATAGGAGGGAATTCAATTAGCACTGACGATGAAACATGTTAATTACATTCATTGCATAGTTCCGTCTTATATTTTGATAACTTTAGAAAAGGGTGAAATTAAtgtccgtgcacaaacacagtTTTGTGGAATTAGTAATTTATTGAATATATTGTGCtgtctccaggaccagcctgttggAGGGCGCACAAAAGTAAAAATATATCATAAAACAATTAACACAGAAGAAGTAGAATTGATgtattttaagttttgtttatgtctagatattatataaaaatatCATAATTTTGCTATTAAAATGAGAAATTCAGAAACCATTATCGTCATCATCTAGGTTATATATAAATATCTAGTTTTGCACTCATAATTAACATGTACTATTTTGAAACCATATACATAGgcatcttaaagtcacctggaaatagcattttttttctttcaacataagagtatatgcttacgaacaataaaacaatttttttagtaattgtttgtcacgatttatatgtttaaaaaatatataaagttgtttggggggctgactccgcctaccccttttgtgacgtcaatcgaggcagactttgcctgcagtGCGTATattaaacacacgtgcaaagtacatgtacgtccaagtcgtgagttggtacatttcaacaaatgtttttctgcattcagcagcaattcacctggtcggcattgccggaaaaaaaattaaaaattgttttgaaacgtacaaactcacgacttggtccgtacatgtactttgcaattgtgtttactctacgtattacaggcaaagtctgcctcgattgacgtcacgaacagcgccctctcgggtccaGGTCTAcacttaaatttgtaaataacataagaactgattgtttaaaaccttagttaactgttta
This genomic interval carries:
- the LOC139947329 gene encoding charged multivesicular body protein 2b-like, with the translated sequence MNQHHLIAYRTNYSTPLTKTTTFYELNSLFRYLVSPLFPSLGCLELENTTPFKMFKKKPTEKEVMRQVDRDLKNTQRGLDRDRAKLEREEQKITLEIKKAAKQGNKQAATVLAKQLVNLRKQKTRMYGASARVSSVNTQAKTMQSNKAMATAMGNTTKAMSAMNKHVSPEKMMQDMKKFQMESDKMEMKEELMDDTLDAMFEESGDEEEQDAIVNQVLDEIGIEVSGKLSDAPTASQRLPASSESSKDADRDIEAQLARLLKN